The Thermodesulfovibrionia bacterium genome contains a region encoding:
- the aroQ gene encoding type II 3-dehydroquinate dehydratase codes for MKVLVIHGPNLNLLGQRESEIYGTKTLHDIDDMLRALAAELGVEVSIRQSNHEGEIVDIIQGAKEFGAIVINPAAYTHTSIAIRDAIAAVNVPAIELHLSNIHSREEFRQKSLIAPVAAGQISGFGYNSYLLALRAAVSIINAKQGSS; via the coding sequence ATGAAGGTTTTAGTTATACACGGCCCCAACCTTAATCTTCTCGGACAGCGTGAATCAGAGATATACGGCACAAAGACGCTTCATGATATAGACGATATGCTCAGGGCGCTTGCTGCTGAGCTCGGCGTTGAGGTTTCCATCAGGCAGTCAAACCATGAGGGAGAGATCGTTGATATTATTCAGGGCGCAAAAGAGTTCGGAGCAATCGTCATAAATCCAGCCGCTTACACACACACCAGTATCGCCATAAGGGATGCTATCGCCGCAGTGAACGTTCCTGCGATAGAACTGCATCTCTCTAACATCCACAGCCGCGAGGAGTTCAGGCAGAAATCTCTCATCGCACCTGTCGCAGCCGGGCAGATCTCGGGCTTTGGATATAACAGTTACCTTCTTGCTCTCAGAGCTGCGGTATCAATTATAAATGCAAAACAAGGCAGCTCTTAA
- a CDS encoding Xaa-Pro peptidase family protein: MQNKAALKKLIPKLCVDGILITNLVNVRYLSGFSGSSAFIILTEKHSIFVTDFRYKEQAAKEIKGFRIIIENSERPKEIKALCIKFGIKTLGFEADDLKYSFYQKLLKNKIKLKPLSNTVESLRIIKSDYELYNIRIAVKRAERAFRRLLPHIKKGETERALALRLEGHLRDEGCEKLPFGAIVASGPMSAFPHARPTNRRLKAGDLVVFDWGGECEGYFSDMSRTVLLNGKNLDNQRFVYSVVLEAQKRAIKAVGPGVMSSAIDAAARDYMKQEDLDDFFGHATGHGVGLAIHEKPVVSWRSKDAVENGMVFTVEPGIYIPDFGGVRIEDMVVVTKSGAEVLTGLPKKLRII; this comes from the coding sequence ATGCAAAACAAGGCAGCTCTTAAAAAGCTTATCCCGAAACTTTGTGTTGACGGGATACTCATTACTAACCTCGTCAATGTAAGATACCTCAGCGGTTTCTCCGGCTCATCCGCGTTTATTATCCTGACTGAAAAGCATTCCATTTTCGTCACCGACTTCCGCTACAAAGAGCAGGCTGCAAAAGAGATTAAGGGCTTCAGGATAATAATTGAAAATAGCGAAAGGCCGAAAGAGATAAAAGCACTTTGCATCAAGTTCGGGATAAAGACGCTTGGTTTTGAAGCGGACGACCTGAAATATTCTTTTTATCAAAAACTTCTGAAGAATAAGATAAAGCTTAAGCCCCTGAGTAATACCGTAGAATCACTTAGGATCATTAAATCAGACTATGAGCTGTACAATATCAGAATAGCTGTAAAAAGGGCTGAAAGGGCATTCAGAAGGCTTTTACCACATATCAAAAAAGGTGAAACTGAGAGGGCGCTTGCACTGCGGCTTGAGGGTCATCTGAGGGACGAAGGCTGCGAAAAACTTCCATTCGGGGCTATAGTGGCATCCGGGCCGATGTCTGCATTTCCTCATGCCAGGCCGACTAACAGAAGGCTCAAAGCCGGTGACCTGGTGGTATTTGACTGGGGTGGCGAGTGTGAAGGGTATTTTTCCGACATGTCCAGGACAGTTTTGCTTAACGGCAAAAATCTTGATAATCAGAGATTTGTATACTCTGTTGTGTTAGAGGCACAGAAGAGGGCCATCAAAGCTGTAGGGCCGGGAGTGATGTCATCTGCCATTGACGCAGCAGCAAGGGACTATATGAAACAGGAGGACCTTGATGATTTTTTCGGCCATGCAACGGGGCACGGCGTCGGTCTTGCAATTCATGAAAAACCTGTAGTATCATGGCGGAGCAAAGATGCCGTGGAAAATGGTATGGTATTTACTGTAGAACCGGGGATATATATACCGGACTTTGGCGGGGTCAGGATAGAGGATATGGTTGTTGTAACAAAGAGCGGCGCCGAGGTGTTGACCGGGCTGCCGAAGAAATTAAGAATAATATAG
- the efp gene encoding elongation factor P, which produces MITTSEFRKGAKIEIKGAPHEIVEFQHIKMGRGGAIVKTKVKNLKTGSIFEESFKGGEKVDTPNLEEKSMQYLYKQDNLYYFMDTESYEQFPLTLEQLGDALKFIKENMTVKILYYKNEPLTVDIPLFVELKIEKTDPGFKGDTASGGSKPAVLETGAVVKVPFHINEGDIIRVDTRTSEYIERVK; this is translated from the coding sequence TTGATAACTACAAGCGAGTTCAGAAAAGGGGCCAAGATAGAGATAAAAGGGGCCCCGCACGAGATAGTAGAATTTCAGCATATAAAGATGGGAAGAGGCGGCGCAATCGTCAAGACAAAGGTCAAGAACCTCAAGACCGGCAGCATCTTTGAGGAATCCTTTAAGGGCGGGGAGAAGGTTGATACGCCCAATCTTGAAGAGAAGTCGATGCAGTATCTTTATAAGCAGGATAACTTATATTACTTCATGGATACGGAAAGCTATGAACAGTTTCCCCTGACCCTTGAGCAGCTGGGAGACGCGCTGAAGTTCATAAAAGAGAATATGACCGTCAAGATCCTATATTACAAAAATGAACCGCTTACAGTGGATATCCCGTTATTTGTAGAGCTGAAGATAGAGAAGACCGACCCCGGATTTAAAGGCGACACGGCAAGCGGAGGCAGCAAGCCCGCAGTGCTTGAGACAGGGGCTGTAGTAAAGGTCCCGTTCCATATAAATGAAGGCGATATCATAAGGGTGGACACAAGGACATCTGAATATATCGAAAGGGTGAAATAA
- the accB gene encoding acetyl-CoA carboxylase biotin carboxyl carrier protein: MELDEIKKLIDLLKDTDVTEFSFEKDGTKCKIKKESHLRPAGVAHQMMQPVTQAAPEPEKPVAPAAVESNLVPVTSPIVGFFYPSPSPDSPPFVTVGSKVEKGQILCIVEAMKLMNEIESDTNGTIKKILPSNGQSVEYGETLFLIEPLS; the protein is encoded by the coding sequence ATGGAACTTGATGAGATAAAAAAACTGATTGACCTGCTTAAGGATACGGACGTCACGGAGTTCTCCTTTGAAAAGGACGGGACAAAGTGCAAGATAAAGAAAGAGAGCCACCTTCGTCCTGCCGGAGTTGCACATCAGATGATGCAGCCGGTTACACAAGCGGCGCCTGAGCCTGAGAAACCCGTAGCGCCGGCAGCTGTGGAATCTAACCTTGTTCCGGTAACATCTCCTATCGTGGGATTTTTCTATCCGTCTCCATCTCCTGATTCACCTCCGTTCGTAACGGTAGGCAGCAAGGTTGAAAAAGGCCAGATACTCTGCATCGTTGAAGCCATGAAGCTGATGAACGAGATAGAGAGCGATACCAACGGAACAATAAAGAAGATACTCCCTTCGAACGGCCAGTCCGTTGAGTACGGCGAGACACTCTTTCTCATCGAACCCCTTTCATGA
- the accC gene encoding acetyl-CoA carboxylase biotin carboxylase subunit, translated as MKLFNKVLIANRGEIAVRIIRTCRELGISTAAVYSDVDRDALHVRLADESVCIGPASSAQSYLNIPAIITAAEITDSEAIHPGYGFLAENAQFVEACNASNITFIGPSAKNIRAGGDKAKARSLMKEHNVPVVPGSDSPVVTEEDAIAVAKKIGFPLIIKASAGGGGKGMRVVNDESEVVKMFHTAQKEALAAFGNGELYIEKFITDMKHIEVQILADNKGKIIHLGERDCSIQRRHQKLLEEAPYIFSNKEFTAKLGHAAIAAARAFKYRNAGTIEFIYDKDGSIYFMEINTRVQVEHPVTEMVTGIDIIKEQIKLAAGLPLSYKQSDIRFTGHCIECRINAEDPEKFIPSPGKITLFIPPGGRGVRVDTAAYTGWNVPPHYDSLIAKLIVHGRDRADAINKLRNALKEFIVEGIKTTIPLHLRILDNPEFIAGNFNTDFLEKNLNPKKPIITDPVEDKLH; from the coding sequence ATGAAACTCTTCAATAAGGTCTTAATAGCTAACAGGGGCGAGATCGCAGTAAGGATAATCAGAACCTGCCGCGAACTCGGCATAAGCACTGCCGCTGTTTACTCTGATGTGGACAGGGACGCTCTTCATGTAAGGCTTGCTGACGAGTCTGTATGTATAGGCCCCGCGTCTTCTGCGCAAAGCTATCTCAATATTCCCGCTATCATAACCGCAGCAGAGATCACAGACTCCGAGGCCATTCATCCGGGCTATGGTTTCCTTGCGGAGAATGCGCAATTTGTTGAAGCATGCAACGCCTCAAATATCACATTCATCGGCCCGTCCGCAAAAAATATCCGCGCAGGCGGAGACAAGGCAAAGGCAAGGTCTCTGATGAAGGAGCATAATGTCCCTGTAGTGCCGGGAAGCGACAGTCCTGTCGTAACAGAAGAGGACGCGATTGCAGTAGCCAAAAAGATCGGTTTCCCGCTAATCATTAAGGCATCAGCAGGCGGCGGCGGCAAGGGTATGCGTGTTGTGAATGATGAGAGCGAGGTGGTAAAGATGTTCCATACCGCGCAGAAAGAAGCGCTCGCGGCATTCGGCAACGGCGAGCTTTATATCGAGAAGTTCATAACTGACATGAAGCATATCGAGGTTCAGATACTGGCTGACAATAAAGGAAAGATAATACACCTCGGAGAGCGCGACTGCTCCATTCAGAGAAGGCATCAGAAGCTTCTTGAAGAGGCGCCTTATATATTTTCCAATAAAGAATTCACCGCCAAGCTCGGGCATGCTGCAATAGCTGCTGCCAGGGCGTTCAAATACAGAAATGCAGGGACGATAGAGTTTATCTATGACAAGGACGGAAGCATCTACTTCATGGAGATAAATACAAGGGTACAGGTGGAGCATCCCGTGACCGAGATGGTGACCGGCATTGACATCATTAAAGAACAGATAAAGCTTGCAGCAGGCCTGCCGCTTTCCTATAAACAGTCTGACATCAGATTCACAGGCCACTGCATCGAGTGCAGAATAAATGCCGAAGACCCTGAAAAGTTCATACCGTCACCGGGCAAGATCACGCTCTTCATCCCGCCGGGAGGCCGCGGTGTTAGAGTTGACACAGCTGCATATACCGGCTGGAATGTGCCGCCTCATTATGATTCGCTCATAGCAAAACTTATAGTCCACGGCAGGGACAGGGCTGATGCCATAAACAAGCTCAGGAACGCGCTCAAAGAGTTTATTGTAGAGGGCATCAAGACGACGATACCTCTGCACCTCAGGATACTTGACAACCCGGAATTCATCGCCGGGAACTTCAATACCGATTTCCTTGAGAAGAATCTGAACCCAAAGAAGCCGATCATCACTGACCCTGTTGAAGATAAACTTCACTAA
- the thiE gene encoding thiamine phosphate synthase: MKINFTKERKLYLISDRDIACLSHSAIAKKALTAGVKIIQLREKKLSKKEIFAEASSIRKFTRSHNAILIINDYIDIALAVDADGVHLGQDDMPMKEARKILGNKRIIGISTHSVKQAVKAQEEGADYIGFGPIFHTSTKDAGRPKGLKMLEEVRRNISIPIAAIGGITSDTASKVLSSGADAVAVGSAILRGDMKNNIDIFLSVIK; the protein is encoded by the coding sequence TTGAAGATAAACTTCACTAAAGAACGGAAGTTATACCTCATCTCAGACAGGGATATCGCCTGCCTCTCACATTCAGCTATCGCGAAAAAAGCGCTTACAGCAGGAGTGAAAATCATCCAGCTCAGAGAAAAGAAGCTCAGCAAAAAAGAGATATTTGCTGAAGCATCATCGATCAGAAAGTTCACCCGCAGTCATAATGCAATATTAATTATCAATGACTATATAGACATCGCCCTTGCCGTTGATGCAGACGGGGTTCATCTGGGTCAGGATGATATGCCTATGAAAGAGGCGAGAAAGATATTAGGCAATAAAAGGATCATCGGCATATCAACTCATTCGGTTAAGCAGGCGGTTAAGGCGCAGGAAGAGGGCGCTGACTATATCGGCTTCGGCCCGATATTCCACACATCCACAAAAGACGCAGGAAGGCCGAAGGGGCTCAAGATGCTGGAAGAGGTCAGAAGAAATATCTCAATTCCCATAGCTGCGATCGGCGGCATCACATCTGACACCGCATCAAAGGTATTGAGTTCAGGCGCTGATGCGGTCGCGGTAGGTTCAGCCATACTCAGGGGAGATATGAAAAATAACATTGACATCTTCTTATCAGTCATAAAATAA
- a CDS encoding CvpA family protein, whose amino-acid sequence MNSFDIFVLVIMGITVAFGLVKGLVKQVFSIIGIVAGYLLSVKLYEPVSNYFFGPDNSMAKIGIFLAIFIACIIIAALSSKVIDKFMETIGIGWANRIAGGGLGFLKGLLIVSVIAGVISTFVASESAVIKKSVTLPYLLKVVDAANDIIPDNLQIRYRGSKEK is encoded by the coding sequence ATGAACTCATTCGATATATTCGTACTTGTAATAATGGGGATCACTGTGGCATTCGGCCTTGTCAAAGGCCTTGTCAAACAGGTCTTCTCTATCATCGGTATTGTTGCGGGATACCTTCTTTCGGTTAAGCTGTATGAACCTGTCTCAAACTATTTTTTCGGGCCGGATAACAGCATGGCAAAAATAGGCATATTTCTCGCTATATTTATCGCCTGTATAATCATTGCCGCATTAAGCTCAAAAGTGATAGATAAGTTTATGGAAACGATCGGGATAGGCTGGGCAAACCGCATTGCCGGAGGCGGGCTTGGATTTCTGAAAGGCCTTCTGATAGTCTCGGTCATCGCTGGGGTTATCTCAACATTCGTAGCGTCTGAGAGCGCTGTAATAAAGAAGTCAGTGACACTTCCTTATCTGCTGAAGGTTGTTGATGCTGCAAACGATATCATCCCTGACAATCTTCAGATCAGGTACAGGGGCAGTAAAGAGAAGTAG
- a CDS encoding DUF190 domain-containing protein encodes MELTETGHLLRIFIGESDKHEGIPLYEWIVRMARESGIAGATVLRGLEGFGAHSRLHTAKILRLSSDLPIVVEIIDTAEKIEAFLPMIDGAVKEGLATVEKVGIRFYRSGEQL; translated from the coding sequence ATGGAACTTACAGAGACAGGGCATCTGCTGCGTATCTTCATAGGCGAGAGCGACAAGCATGAAGGCATACCGCTTTATGAATGGATTGTCAGGATGGCGCGTGAGAGCGGGATTGCGGGCGCGACAGTGCTTAGAGGGCTGGAAGGATTCGGCGCGCACAGCAGGCTTCATACCGCAAAGATACTGAGGCTTTCAAGCGACCTGCCGATAGTGGTTGAGATAATCGATACCGCTGAAAAGATAGAGGCGTTCCTGCCGATGATAGACGGCGCTGTAAAGGAAGGGCTTGCGACGGTTGAAAAGGTCGGGATCAGATTTTACAGGAGCGGTGAACAACTATAG
- the crcB gene encoding fluoride efflux transporter CrcB, which translates to MTKIIIVGSGGFLGSVARYLLSGWVYDAMPFAGFPLGTLVVNVLGCLVIGFLGGLAEARNVLGPDVRLFLFIGFLGGFTTFSSFGHETMALFRDAENVKAFANIIFHITICLSAVWIGNAISRAI; encoded by the coding sequence GTGACTAAAATAATTATCGTAGGTTCAGGCGGTTTTCTCGGCTCTGTCGCAAGGTATCTGCTCAGCGGCTGGGTGTATGACGCCATGCCCTTTGCAGGCTTTCCTTTAGGCACGCTTGTGGTCAATGTGCTTGGATGCCTTGTCATAGGGTTTCTCGGCGGGCTTGCTGAGGCAAGAAATGTATTGGGGCCTGATGTCCGCCTCTTTCTCTTTATAGGTTTCCTCGGAGGCTTCACCACCTTCTCGTCATTCGGGCATGAGACGATGGCACTCTTCCGCGATGCTGAAAATGTGAAGGCCTTTGCAAATATAATTTTTCATATTACAATCTGCTTATCCGCAGTCTGGATCGGCAACGCGATATCGCGCGCTATTTAA
- a CDS encoding branched-chain amino acid ABC transporter substrate-binding protein, with amino-acid sequence MRKLFIRSSFILAVLFFTHLSAYSAESIKLGIAGAHSGDLASYGLPSVKAAELVIKDINAKGGILNKKVELLIEDDVCKPEIAANTAAKLISMHADVVMGHICSGATKAALGIYRDSKIVLMSPSATNPPLTQSGDYPNFFRTIASDDAQAKLQVDFALNTLNVKKIAVLHDKGDYGKGLAEFAKKFLEDSGKAEVVLYEGITPGAVDYSAVVQKIKRSGAEAVIFGGYHPEASKIITLMRKKKMSTYFISDDGVKDDTFIKVAGQYAEGVYATGPKDVSKNPLALKANSDHKAAYGTEPGAFFLNAYAATQALMNAIQKAGSTDYAAVTKALRTEFVDTPLGKIRFDERGDAAGVGFSMYKVNKGVYEEVK; translated from the coding sequence ATGAGAAAGCTTTTCATCAGGTCTTCTTTTATACTTGCCGTTCTGTTTTTCACTCATTTAAGTGCTTATTCCGCAGAAAGCATAAAGCTCGGCATAGCAGGCGCTCACAGCGGCGATCTCGCTTCATACGGACTTCCCTCTGTAAAGGCTGCTGAACTTGTTATCAAAGATATAAATGCAAAAGGCGGAATACTCAATAAAAAGGTTGAGCTATTGATCGAGGATGATGTGTGCAAACCTGAGATAGCGGCGAACACAGCCGCAAAGCTCATCTCAATGCATGCGGATGTTGTCATGGGACATATATGCAGCGGCGCCACAAAGGCTGCGCTCGGGATATACAGAGATTCAAAGATAGTTCTAATGTCTCCGTCCGCCACCAACCCTCCGCTCACGCAGAGCGGCGACTATCCGAACTTCTTCCGCACTATAGCATCAGATGACGCGCAGGCAAAACTTCAGGTTGATTTTGCACTCAATACGCTCAATGTAAAGAAGATAGCAGTTCTTCATGACAAGGGAGACTACGGCAAAGGGCTTGCAGAGTTCGCAAAGAAGTTCCTTGAGGATTCAGGCAAAGCAGAGGTCGTGCTGTATGAAGGCATAACTCCCGGCGCGGTCGACTATTCCGCTGTTGTGCAGAAGATAAAGCGTTCAGGCGCGGAAGCGGTCATCTTCGGAGGCTACCACCCTGAGGCTTCAAAGATCATCACGCTCATGAGAAAGAAGAAGATGAGCACATACTTCATCTCTGACGACGGGGTTAAGGACGACACATTCATCAAGGTCGCAGGGCAGTACGCAGAGGGAGTTTATGCAACAGGCCCGAAGGATGTCTCAAAGAACCCGCTCGCGCTAAAGGCGAACAGCGATCATAAGGCTGCATATGGAACAGAGCCGGGCGCTTTCTTTCTGAACGCTTACGCAGCAACGCAGGCGCTTATGAACGCCATACAAAAGGCAGGCTCCACAGATTATGCAGCGGTCACAAAAGCGCTGAGAACTGAGTTTGTGGATACACCACTCGGGAAGATACGCTTTGATGAACGCGGTGATGCAGCAGGTGTCGGCTTCTCGATGTACAAGGTGAATAAGGGAGTTTATGAGGAAGTGAAGTAA
- a CDS encoding DUF5615 family PIN-like protein encodes MQFKILADEDVDFRIVIALKNKAFDVLSVLREYQGISDEEVIGMAKSFKAILLTEDSDFGHWVFARNEKDISVIFLRYESRDLKGITDSLIKVLNEHGASLYGKFVVITVNKIRIRDV; translated from the coding sequence TTGCAGTTTAAGATCCTTGCTGATGAGGATGTTGATTTCCGAATAGTCATTGCGCTGAAAAACAAAGCATTTGATGTATTATCGGTACTTCGGGAATATCAGGGCATATCAGATGAAGAAGTCATTGGGATGGCGAAAAGCTTCAAAGCGATCCTTTTAACGGAAGACAGCGATTTCGGCCATTGGGTATTTGCAAGAAATGAAAAGGATATAAGCGTAATATTCCTGAGATACGAGAGCAGAGATTTAAAAGGTATCACCGATTCATTGATCAAAGTGCTTAACGAACACGGGGCGTCGCTTTATGGCAAATTCGTTGTAATAACAGTTAACAAGATTCGCATCAGAGATGTCTAA
- a CDS encoding DUF433 domain-containing protein translates to MIYTDRIVSDQKILLGKPVIKGTRITVELILKKLSEGMSIDDVLQAYPHLKKEDILAVLSYSANVISREEIIAV, encoded by the coding sequence ATGATCTACACAGACAGAATAGTATCAGATCAGAAGATTTTGCTTGGCAAACCAGTAATAAAAGGCACAAGGATAACAGTCGAACTCATTTTGAAGAAGCTTTCGGAGGGGATGTCAATCGATGATGTACTCCAGGCGTATCCCCATCTAAAAAAAGAAGACATTCTCGCGGTTCTGTCATATTCAGCAAATGTTATTTCCAGGGAGGAGATAATTGCAGTTTAA
- a CDS encoding ribbon-helix-helix domain-containing protein produces the protein MVKKSSTATGVSTANKVFGVRMDQELAKKLKILAIKKNTQVYKLLEDAITDYLKKHKEL, from the coding sequence ATGGTCAAAAAAAGCTCGACTGCAACAGGCGTTTCAACGGCAAACAAGGTTTTTGGGGTTAGGATGGATCAGGAACTGGCAAAAAAGCTGAAAATTTTGGCAATTAAAAAGAATACGCAGGTTTATAAGCTTCTTGAGGATGCCATTACTGACTACTTAAAAAAGCATAAGGAGCTTTGA
- a CDS encoding MvaI/BcnI family restriction endonuclease: MHKDSPVKRLIELFADKDCTRILVKKLADNDNSKNQVYLGMGFEAINFFPNIEIQPDKNGLFKAYLQFSWIDAAGYECLAPEAKLILYPQYPEVRFSGFLKGCSNAPSNLMVPRMAGRLLFIGVRPDGQIFGHVVAPSDKLAVDFLALGELPQVGVFSEIHISGSTFIADSKSLLLKELKRIHKAGWIDSKRLDNQKHILPCLAPNCGGYTLEAELGIIPNGISDPDFLGWEVKQHHVTKFDKYESGIMTLMTPEPKGGYYRDEGVEAFIIKYGYADKAGRADRYNFGGVHYVDKLHPTTGLSLKLLGYDVVKRKIIDENGSVALVKNGDEIAAEWFFSDLMNHWNRKHNQAVYVPSIKRDIPLLQYSYGNTVRLCEGTDFLKLLAAFADCKVYYDPGIKLENASDPSKKKTKRRSQFRVKSKDIATLYKLITPFDITSI, from the coding sequence ATGCATAAAGATTCTCCAGTTAAACGACTTATTGAGTTGTTTGCGGATAAGGATTGTACCAGAATCCTTGTCAAAAAACTTGCAGACAATGACAACTCAAAAAACCAGGTTTATCTCGGAATGGGATTTGAAGCCATCAATTTTTTTCCTAATATTGAGATTCAGCCCGACAAAAATGGACTTTTCAAGGCGTACCTGCAATTCTCATGGATTGATGCTGCTGGCTATGAATGTTTGGCACCGGAAGCAAAACTTATTTTATACCCCCAATACCCTGAAGTACGGTTTTCTGGGTTTCTGAAAGGTTGTAGTAATGCCCCTTCAAATCTAATGGTACCAAGAATGGCGGGACGTTTATTATTCATAGGGGTCAGGCCTGATGGACAAATCTTTGGTCATGTCGTAGCACCATCTGATAAACTTGCTGTGGACTTTCTTGCTCTTGGTGAATTGCCTCAAGTGGGTGTGTTCAGCGAAATACATATTTCTGGTAGTACTTTTATAGCGGATTCTAAATCGTTACTTTTAAAAGAGCTAAAGCGGATTCACAAAGCAGGTTGGATAGATTCAAAAAGACTTGACAACCAAAAACATATTTTGCCTTGTCTGGCTCCAAACTGTGGCGGGTATACACTTGAAGCAGAACTTGGCATCATCCCTAATGGAATTTCTGACCCTGATTTTCTTGGCTGGGAAGTAAAACAACACCACGTCACCAAATTCGACAAATATGAGAGCGGCATTATGACACTTATGACGCCTGAGCCTAAAGGAGGCTATTACAGAGATGAGGGCGTAGAAGCCTTCATAATCAAGTATGGATACGCTGACAAGGCTGGAAGAGCAGACCGATATAATTTTGGCGGAGTTCACTATGTAGATAAACTGCACCCAACAACTGGCTTAAGTCTTAAACTTCTAGGCTATGATGTTGTGAAAAGAAAAATAATAGATGAAAACGGCTCAGTTGCTCTTGTAAAGAACGGGGACGAAATTGCTGCTGAATGGTTTTTTTCCGATCTTATGAACCACTGGAACAGGAAACACAATCAGGCGGTATATGTCCCATCAATAAAGAGGGATATTCCTCTTCTTCAATATTCTTACGGCAACACTGTAAGACTTTGTGAAGGTACTGATTTCTTAAAACTTCTTGCTGCATTTGCTGACTGTAAAGTATATTATGACCCCGGTATAAAACTTGAAAATGCTTCAGATCCTTCTAAAAAGAAAACAAAACGAAGGAGCCAATTCAGGGTGAAATCCAAAGATATCGCAACGCTATACAAGCTTATAACCCCTTTTGATATAACTTCTATATAG
- the vsr gene encoding DNA mismatch endonuclease Vsr codes for MADIVDKSTRSRMMAGIRSKGTKHELEIRKRLFALGFRYRLHDRRLPGKPDIVLPRYRAVIFFNGCFWHVHDCHLFRWPASNKVFWMGKLEGNRERDVDHIATLKKFGWRILLIWECSYRGTNKNREKEFDKITAKAMKWLRSKSKYREIRG; via the coding sequence ATGGCTGACATTGTTGATAAGTCAACCCGTAGCCGGATGATGGCGGGCATTCGGAGTAAAGGCACCAAACATGAATTAGAAATACGGAAAAGACTTTTTGCTCTTGGCTTCAGATACCGTCTTCATGACCGGAGGCTTCCGGGTAAGCCTGACATAGTATTACCGCGTTATAGAGCTGTAATTTTTTTTAATGGCTGTTTTTGGCATGTTCATGACTGCCACCTTTTCAGATGGCCTGCATCAAATAAGGTGTTTTGGATGGGGAAGCTTGAGGGAAACAGAGAGCGAGATGTCGATCATATCGCTACACTGAAAAAGTTTGGTTGGAGAATTCTACTTATATGGGAATGTTCCTATCGCGGCACAAACAAGAATAGAGAAAAGGAATTTGATAAAATTACTGCAAAAGCTATGAAATGGTTAAGATCAAAATCTAAATATCGGGAAATCAGAGGTTGA